The Raphanus sativus cultivar WK10039 chromosome 6, ASM80110v3, whole genome shotgun sequence sequence gtctctcacactctctgtcTCTCACAGATtcatctccctctctctcaGCGATGGCTCCTTCGACCGGAATCCCAACCGAATCCCGTCGTCGGGCCCGCTCTACCGGATTACAGCTCCCAGGTTAGTGAGCCCCTCGTCTCTGTCTCGATTCCTCTTCCATCTAGGGTTCATTGGGTTAAGGTTTACATCTTAAACTGTGGGTTTTCTTTTTCCAGTTTAGATTTATATGTTTAGCTAGGGTTTACATCTAAAGGTTGAAAGGttgaaagtttattttttttttcaatttcgaTTTACATGTTTACATTTTTTGCTTTCGGTTTTGTCTCCATTtcaagtttaaatttaaaagttttgtttttttttgtctgtctTACAGATATGCGGCAAGGGAGACCTCAATTGACCTTATCGGAGCCTTCTGCCATGGccccttctcctcctcctcctggaGTTGTACCTCCTGGAGCTGTTCCTCCTGGAGCTGTACCTCCTGGAGCTGTACCTCCTGGAGCTGTACCTCACGCTTCTGTCGGTTCTTCAAGCGCAGTGCCTGCGGCTCCTGCCCCTTATGtcaggagaagagaagaagctcTTCTCCGTGCGCCATCCAGACGTAACCAGCCACACCTTCATCCTGACAAGCTCAATGGAGCATTGTGGTAAGTTGAACTCAATGTTCTGTGTTAATGTTGTGTTGTAAATTTTTAGTTAGGTAAAAATATGATTAAGTAGACTAAGTGTAGagtataatatatgatttttgtttgatgAACCGTGTATAAGTAGACTAAGTGTAGagtttaatatatgatttttgtttgctttttgcCATTGTCTTGTCTCAGGTTTGGTATTGATCCTGAAGTCCATGCTTTTATGCGAGCAACATGGCAGGGAAACTTCTGGGGGTCGTGGGCAAACTGGACCGATCTTCCACCTGAGAAGCCCGATCAGTGGTGGCATGCGTTCATTGTAAGTGCTTTTTTCATTCTCATTTTCCCTTTCTCAACTATAAGTAACTATAAGTGTTTAACTATAATGTCTTGTGTTCTTTTGTAGCAACACTACTACTGGGATGACCAATTCCATGATGAAATCTACTCGAAATGGAAGACTCAAACTCAGGTTACTGTCTGTGGCCGCATCAGCCAGAAGAGGAGAGATAACAAGCAACCTTCCTACATGTCAAACACTCATTGGGCAACAATGCTTGAGAAGTACAGCACTGAGCATGCAAAAAAGAAGAGTGCAAAAGCTGCAAAATCTCGTAAGTCTGCTCCAGTTGGGAAGAAGATGCACAAGCACGGTGCAGGGCCATGCTGTTTCCTTGGCATTCATTATAAAATGGTAAGTTCTgccttgagtttttttttcataatttttttttcttaattgctGTCTAACTTCCATCTGTTTCTTTTCTTATAGATGGTTGATGAAGGTTTGGATGAACTACCTTCATACACAGCCCTTGCAAGGAAGACTCACACGGGTAAAAATGGTTCCTTCCTAGACGAACGTACAGAGGAACTTGTGCTGGAGGTTGAGCAAGCCGTTGAAGAGATGTTAGAAGAGGAATCTCCACTTGGCGACAGTCCAACTGACTCCACTGCTGCTTCAAATGCAAAGCGCTATCTTCTCAACCAAGAATACATCAAGGTCATCTCTTCTCTCATcctcattttatttatttcagctTACTGGTTTAATACTTGGTTATTCAACTGTGATTGGAAATGCTTGTGATTGTCTAATTTAGTTATTGGAAATGCTTGTGATTGTCTAATTTAATTATTGGAAATGATTGTGACTGTCTTAGTTAGTTATGGTGCTTGTGATTGGAAATGCTTGTGACTTGTCTTAGTTAGTTATGGTGCTTGTGAGTGGAAATGCTTGCTTATGattatttttcctttctttttgcAGAGAGGAACGACAAAGAAGGGTACAGTCTACGGCCTTGGCAGTGTTCAGTACAAGAACAGCAGTCCTTCTGTGCCAATTCCTGTCTCACTGAAGCGCAACCTTGATGTGGATATGCGCATGTCTGGCTTCGAGACCACCATTTCTGAAGTCAAGGAAGACATTGCTGGAGTCAAGGAAGATTTCAGTGCTTTGAAGACAGAGATCAATGCTTTCAAGACTGAAGTCACTGGGGGGATGTCAGCAAGCCAAGCAACTCTCAACATGATTCTGCAAACTCTCCAATCTCAAGCTTCCACTCCTGCCTCAACTGCACAACCATTTCAGCCTCAAGCTCAGTCACAGCCTCAAGGTCAGCCCCAAGCTCCAGTTCAATCTCAAGCTCCGTCTACAGCTCCACAACATCTCACGACCAATAACCAATCTGACTTAGATAGGTGGTGCCAAGATTTTGGTATGTAAGGTTTGGTCAGTTCATGTATTAAGCTACCATATTTTGTGTTCTTTGTTTCCAGTTCATGTATCTTTTGAATGTTTAAAACTGCAacttttatgtaatatattttggtttcaaTGATATTTTGGCTTTTTATTcacattttttcattttatatatatttcaaatttgtgttttaaaaaaaaaagaaaaaaatatatatatatatatatatatttcgaatttgttttttataattgattttatttttttatgattatttaaacTAGCCACGAAATTCTTCGTCACTAAGACGTAGCAAGTGTCACAAAAGAAATCGTAGCAAAACCGTGCATGTTGCTACATCACATTTGGTATCAAACCGTAGCAATTATACAGTTCGTAGCAAAGCTTGCCACGGAAAATTTCGTAGCACAACGTGGCATTTTGCTACGTCTTTTGATACGCGTTTTTTTTGCTACGCGTGTATACGTACGTTTCGCGTTTCGTAGCATTTCGTGGTTTTTACTCTATATAGCCACGAAATCTTGGTCATACCCACGAAAATTTTCGTGGCTGTAGCGATGTTTTTTACTAGTGCAAAGCCGGTTACGTTTTAGTCCTCCAAGGGGGATTTTCTCTTGGTTCGTTGAACGTTAATTATTTTGGTCGTCtcaaattttctaattaataactaataaacAAACACAGAACATTCATGCATACATCAGTTCAAAAGAAAGAACATTCATGCATTTTAACCAAGCAAGTGTGCTCTGATGGTAGAGCGGATTTGGAAAGGGGGTTAACCGTCAAATTCAAATAAGAAAAGATTCCAGATTCTCTATCTATGTGACTATCTATGTGATCAggcaatataatattttgatccCACGTAGAAATCGAGGTTACCTCTCACCAATAGACCAGTTCCCTAAAAATTAGTTTGGGGGGTTATTGGGAGATgaattttcatgaattttggaaattttgagATTCCTTTGTTATTGGTTCTTGGATTTCATTAATCTTAAtagaatccattgttattggtttaagaattttcaaaatccattcaaatccattgttattcaaaaagttttgttattatagattctctaattctaactaaatctattgttattggaacatgaattctattcatttttattcatgagactcaactttcaaaatatcatatgtatccatgtgattttcaaaatccatgtgCAACTTTTACCAAATTATGTCCAAATCTATAATTCATTACATTTTGTATACCATTAcacttttgaaaacataatttatatttataatgtttatcattttcaatatataattaaatttatatatataaaaactttaaataaaaagtttataatagtttggaaaatcattttcaaatttcaaaaagaaaattaaaaaaacaaaatttttataaaaatgttagaatttgaaaactatgattcgaaatattttttaaaaaaatatctttttattattctttatatataacaagTGTGTCTCTTTAATGAAACCTCTTTTGGTAATCCAAGTTAATGAAAAGCTAGACAAATCTAAGAAAATCAtgatcaaattctataaatcaatgtatatacattttcaCAATCCACATAACTTTGAAAATCAATCAAACTCTTAAAATTCACACTCTATACAAATTTTTCTCCCAATAACCCCCCCTTAGACTTCGGACTAGGACATCAGGTCTATCAAAAAGACATTCGTGTACATACATAGTGTTTGCTCAAGCGGTGCGAAGTTAACtacatctaaatatatatacttgAATTTCCAAAGATGCACAATTACAGTTACTACTGAATTTATAATTCTCGTAAGTCGTAACAATTCTTATTAGCAAACACTCCTCCATCATTCCAATCTCCCCTATCACCCTGATGGCCCCCCAACTAAAATCTCCATCCCTTCAGCCCCTCTCCCTTCCCTCACCTGCAGCAAAACCAGACTGTAAGCTCAAAAAAAGAGCTGTGATCgtgaagaagaaaggaagactGTGTCATGTGATCGATGTGTGACACAATGGAAAGAGTCGATTATGGAAACTATGACGTGGCATAACGTGGTTATCAAGTAAAGAAGATATGAAGATTAGATTGCATCGAGATATTAGGAAATATAGTATATTCGATGAGGGCTACTTAACTAAATTGTCTAGGGCAGATCTAGGTTAAGCACGCTAATTGAAAAAGCTTGAGCAAGAGTTTGTCTTGTCAAGTAAAGAGGTGATCGAGTTCAGGGTGTTGAAGCTCGATCTACTGAGTTTAAGAGATTAGAAATTGGTCCGTCTCTAGTCGTGTGTGACTGAGAGTAATTCAGATTAAACAGATCTAGGAGATTGTTTAAGTGATTTCTAATATACAAGAAATAGTGTTCTTGGATTCTCTGTGTGCTCCTTATATTCGTTTGTCCCTGAActttcatttggtatcagagtgGGAAACCTCTGTGGTATCAAGTACTAATAACAGGTTGAGATCCTGCGGATTTCATGGACAACATGAAGGAGCTTATCACGCTGCATAAGCCTATTATGCTTGACGGCGGAAACTTTGGATATTGGAAGGCAAGGATGAGACATGTGATCAGAGGGATCGATGAGGATGCCTGGACAGCAGTTGAAGACGGGTGGACACCACCTACTGTGATGATGGAACACAAAACCTTGGGTCCAAAGCCTAAGGAACAGTGGACGGATTCTGATAAATCAGCATCAAAATTCAACTCTAAGGCATTAACAGTCATATTCACAGCTATCGATTTGGAGCAGTTCAAAATCATTCAAGGGTGTGAGTCAGCCAAAGAAGCATGAGATACCTTAATCAATCACTTTGAAGGAAATTCAAGCGTGCGACGAACCAGAATTGATCATCTAGCATCAAGGTTTGAAAACCTAcgcatgggagatgatgaaCCTATCGATGGGTTCATATCCAAGATTAGTGAGCTGGCTAATGAATCTTCAGTCTTAGGAAAAAGGTATGAAGAGAAAGATCTGGTGAAGAAGCTTTTGAGGTGTCTACCGCCTAGATTTGAAGCTTACAAAGCAGTTCTCAACATAGCAGTTGACACTGATGAGATGAAGTTTGATCAACTCTCCGGGATTCTGAAGGTTCATGACCTTGAAAAATCTGATCGACAGGAAGCTACTCAGAAGAGCATCGCCTTCACTGCTGACACTAGAGACAATGACAGAGTCTCTAAGATTGAGGATAATCTGAGCTTGATGGCAAAGAACTTTAACAAGTTCATGAGGCGAGTTGAGAAAGGGGGTAGCAGATCAAACAGTAGGTTTCAGAGGAATGAATCAGATCATAATGGCACACAGTCCTCACGGTCGGATGgttcaaagaaaaagaaggaactTCAGTGTCATGAATGCGAGGGTTTTGGACACTTTCGGAATGAATGTCCACTCGCTAAGAGGAAGGAACTCAAGTGCATTGAATGCAAGGGCTATGGTCACACTCGTAGCGAATGTCCCAATACTTTGAAGAAAGATAAGTCACTCGTGAGCTTCAGTGATTCAGAGTCAGACAGTGAAAGTGATGATGGGGAACTACACCTAAACTTCATGGCACTCGTGGCTCATGATGTAACTGCTTCAATCTCTGGAATTCAGGAAGACGtaacagaagaggaagaagatgagctTAATCATGACCTGGAAGACGTCAATCACTGTTTGACCAGTTTACCGAGCTCAGCCACGAGAACCTTCAGCTATTAAAGGATAGAGCAATGCTAAAAGCAAAAGTAAACATTCTTGAACTTGAGAAGCCGATAACACAATCAACTGCCCCTTCAATCTTAAAGGAGTCTGATCAAGAAGTTCTTGCACTGAAACGAGCAATGGCAGAGCAGGAACGTTGTCATAAAGAATTTGAGGGTAAATTCAATCAGTTGAGCGAGATGTTCTTCCAAGAAAAAGATAAGAGCAAGTTGTTGGAGAGTCAGTTGGCTGAAAATCTGAAGAAGATAAAAATGTTGTCAACTGGTACCAAGTCCCTAGATCATCTGCTCACCTTGGGACAATGTCCTAGCACAAGCCGAGGTCTCGGGTTCCAGGGATCTACCTTTAAGTCTGATCAAGAAGGACGTCAAGTGACGTTTGTAAAAGAAGCATCCACAAAGGAAAAGGTAGATGAACCTCGTCCTCTTCAAGCTCAGCCTGCTCTTCAGAACTCTGGAAAAGCTGTGTCTAATCCTCGAGCAAGACGTCGTGGGAATGGTTGTCACTTCTGTGGAAAACGCGGTCATCATGTCAGCTTTTGCTACTTTCGCAGGCCCCAATACGAACGAGCTTGGAGGTTAAATCTATGTTTCATGGAACCCTCCATGTATGGACATGTCTGGATTGCCAAAAGAGATCTATATCCAACTTATAAAGATTGTGTCCTCAAAGTGTCACACACGGAATCCCCTGAGTCACACAAGGAACCAGAGTTGAACCTAGCATGCAACTTCACAAGCATATCAGAAAAGCTCAACTTGGTTAGTCATGTCGCATACACTAGTGCTGATGGGAGTTCTCAAAGCGATTCTCCGTGGTACTTTGATAGTGGATGTTCAAAACACATGACAGGAAGCTATGAACATCTTGAGAAACTCCAACCCATTAAAGGAGGCAAAGTGACTTTTGGTGATGGAGGACAAGGCAAGATACGAGGAGTTGGAGAAACGAGTAGACCGGATCTACCCCGCCTCATAAATGTTTACTATGTTGATGGTCTTAAGGCAAACCTGATCAGTGTTAGTCAACTATGCGATGAAGGTCTAGAAGTGATCTTTAATAGCAAAGAATGTCGTGCTGTTGATCCACAAGGGAACATCATGCTATGTGGAATTCGTTCTGGAAACAACTGCTACATGTGGAAGCCCACAAATGTGTGCTGCTCAGCTACCACTTCGAAGCTTGATCTCTGGCATAAAAAGCTAGGTCACATGAACATCAATGGACTAACTCGACTGGTAAATGCAGAAGTAGTGAGAGGAGTTCCAGATTTAGAATCTCAGACTGATACTGTATGTGGAGCATGCTGTCAAGGAAGAC is a genomic window containing:
- the LOC130496300 gene encoding uncharacterized protein LOC130496300, producing the protein MAPSTGIPTESRRRARSTGLQLPDMRQGRPQLTLSEPSAMAPSPPPPGVVPPGAVPPGAVPPGAVPPGAVPHASVGSSSAVPAAPAPYVRRREEALLRAPSRRNQPHLHPDKLNGALWFGIDPEVHAFMRATWQGNFWGSWANWTDLPPEKPDQWWHAFIQHYYWDDQFHDEIYSKWKTQTQVTVCGRISQKRRDNKQPSYMSNTHWATMLEKYSTEHAKKKSAKAAKSRKSAPVGKKMHKHGAGPCCFLGIHYKMMVDEGLDELPSYTALARKTHTGKNGSFLDERTEELVLEVEQAVEEMLEEESPLGDSPTDSTAASNAKRYLLNQEYIKRGTTKKGTVYGLGSVQYKNSSPSVPIPVSLKRNLDVDMRMSGFETTISEVKEDIAGVKEDFSALKTEINAFKTEVTGGMSASQATLNMILQTLQSQASTPASTAQPFQPQAQSQPQGQPQAPVQSQAPSTAPQHLTTNNQSDLDRWCQDFGM